One segment of Actinomyces sp. 432 DNA contains the following:
- a CDS encoding sugar porter family MFS transporter, protein MTTASVSAEKRNIDRRLFTIRSIATLGGLLFGYDTGVISGALPFLKLSPAEGGMSLTAFNESIVTSSLTVGAAFGALIGGRLSDRYGRKRNIMTVAVIFLVGAVGCALAPSYPALVAFRFILGLAVGGASATVPVYLSEISPVEIRGTMVSRNELMIVTGQLLAYTFNAIIATAWPGAHAWRWMLVLASLPAIGLWIGIHLLPESPRWLARKGRVAEMWDVLNHVRMADQVQGEGEDIVRRVEEEARMGKGSWADLRTPWIRKITLIGIGLAFLSQLTGVNGIMYYAPTILISTGLGAQASIVATIANGVVSVISVYIGIAFFLKRLPRRRMILTGQSGCVASLIALGLVFLLPESTARSYLVLLFMLSFLFFMQCFIGVTFWLMLSEIFPMRVRGLANGVAVFCNWMGNVIVAFAFPNLIEAIQGNVFFVFALVNLGSLAFYAKFLPETKGHSLEALERIFQERYS, encoded by the coding sequence ATGACCACCGCCAGCGTCTCCGCTGAAAAGCGCAACATTGACCGGCGGCTGTTCACCATCCGCTCGATCGCCACGCTCGGCGGGCTCCTCTTCGGCTACGACACGGGCGTGATCTCCGGCGCGCTGCCGTTCCTGAAGCTGTCTCCCGCCGAGGGCGGGATGTCACTGACCGCCTTCAACGAGTCGATCGTCACCAGCTCGCTGACCGTGGGAGCGGCATTCGGGGCGCTAATCGGCGGACGCCTGTCCGACCGCTACGGGCGCAAGCGCAACATCATGACGGTGGCCGTCATCTTCCTGGTCGGTGCCGTCGGCTGCGCGCTGGCGCCGTCTTATCCCGCCCTCGTGGCATTCCGGTTCATCCTGGGCCTGGCCGTTGGCGGCGCCTCCGCCACCGTCCCCGTCTACCTGTCCGAGATCTCACCCGTCGAGATCCGCGGCACGATGGTCTCTCGCAACGAGTTGATGATCGTCACCGGACAGCTGCTGGCGTACACCTTCAACGCGATCATCGCCACGGCCTGGCCCGGGGCTCACGCCTGGCGGTGGATGCTCGTGCTCGCCTCACTGCCTGCGATCGGGCTATGGATCGGTATCCACCTGCTGCCCGAATCGCCGCGCTGGCTGGCCCGTAAAGGACGTGTCGCCGAGATGTGGGACGTGCTCAACCATGTCCGGATGGCCGACCAGGTTCAGGGCGAGGGCGAGGACATCGTGCGCCGCGTGGAGGAGGAGGCCCGTATGGGCAAGGGCTCCTGGGCGGATCTGCGCACTCCCTGGATTCGCAAGATCACCCTGATCGGTATCGGCCTGGCATTCCTGTCACAGCTCACCGGCGTCAACGGCATCATGTACTACGCCCCCACCATCCTGATCTCCACCGGTCTGGGGGCGCAGGCATCGATCGTGGCGACCATCGCCAACGGCGTGGTGTCGGTGATCTCGGTGTACATCGGCATCGCCTTCTTCCTCAAGCGGCTACCGCGCCGCCGGATGATCCTGACCGGTCAGTCCGGGTGCGTGGCCTCCTTGATCGCTCTGGGCCTGGTGTTCCTGCTGCCAGAGTCGACCGCCCGCAGCTACCTGGTGCTGCTGTTCATGCTGTCCTTCCTGTTCTTCATGCAGTGCTTCATCGGGGTGACCTTCTGGCTGATGCTCTCGGAGATCTTCCCGATGCGGGTGCGCGGCCTGGCCAACGGCGTGGCGGTGTTCTGCAACTGGATGGGCAACGTGATCGTCGCCTTCGCCTTCCCCAACCTCATTGAGGCCATCCAGGGCAATGTGTTCTTCGTGTTCGCCTTGGTGAACCTGGGCAGCCTGGCCTTCTACGCCAAGTTCCTGCCGGAGACCAAGGGGCACTCCCTGGAGGCGCTGGAGCGGATCTTCCAGGAGCGCTACTCCTGA
- a CDS encoding dihydrofolate reductase, producing the protein MNNPVSHTGPASGEPGRQQPVGAIWAQDRSGVIGADDEMLWRVPADFRHFRAATRGGAVVMGRTTWDSLGGALDGRANVVLTRRSHWTAPGALVAGDLREALAAAHDAVGSLGPDPREDGYRSLPRVWVIGGGTVYKQALESDLVDELLITLVDLDAGARAAAAGIAPQRLVHAPALAPSRWTPAAPARIRADSGGQYRGTRPGGWTTGGAPGGRDHRGARTGRRCAPYGS; encoded by the coding sequence GTGAATAACCCAGTTAGTCACACCGGTCCGGCGTCTGGGGAGCCGGGTCGGCAACAGCCAGTAGGCGCGATCTGGGCGCAGGACCGCAGCGGCGTCATCGGCGCCGATGACGAGATGCTCTGGCGGGTACCGGCGGACTTCCGCCATTTCCGCGCGGCTACCCGGGGAGGCGCCGTCGTCATGGGCCGCACCACCTGGGACTCGCTCGGAGGCGCGCTGGACGGGCGCGCCAACGTAGTCCTGACGCGAAGGAGCCACTGGACCGCGCCGGGAGCACTCGTGGCAGGCGATCTGCGCGAAGCGCTGGCGGCGGCCCACGATGCCGTCGGGAGCCTCGGTCCGGACCCACGCGAGGACGGTTACCGCAGCCTGCCACGAGTATGGGTAATAGGCGGCGGCACCGTTTACAAACAGGCGCTTGAATCCGACCTGGTGGACGAGTTGCTCATAACACTCGTCGACCTCGACGCCGGAGCGCGGGCAGCCGCGGCGGGTATAGCCCCGCAGCGGCTGGTGCATGCCCCGGCGCTCGCTCCGTCCCGATGGACCCCGGCGGCCCCCGCTCGGATCCGCGCGGACAGTGGCGGCCAGTATCGGGGGACGCGTCCTGGCGGGTGGACCACTGGCGGCGCACCAGGAGGTAGAGACCACCGTGGGGCGCGCACCGGTAGACGGTGCGCGCCCTACGGATCATGA
- a CDS encoding thymidylate synthase, with the protein MSDNASSSSEYPHLSRMGLTPPDGVDTAYEELLAEVLLDGARKGDRTGTGTRSLFGRQLRYDLTKGFPRITTKFVAMKAVKGELLWFLRGDMNARWLQERGITIWDEWAGADGELGPIYGAQWRSWPARDGGVIDQIAGVIDTLRRDPDSRRMLVSAWNVGELDRMALAPCHAFFQCYVADGRLSLQVYQRSADLFLGVPFNIASYALLTHMLAQQAELEVGELVWTGGDCHIYSNHVTQVHEQLSRVPLAYPFPRLRLERADSIDAYAMDDIDASAGYQHHPTIKAPVAV; encoded by the coding sequence ATGAGCGACAACGCCAGCAGCAGTAGCGAGTACCCACACCTTTCGCGGATGGGACTGACGCCACCGGACGGTGTTGATACCGCCTACGAGGAGCTGCTGGCGGAAGTCCTGCTCGATGGGGCCCGCAAGGGGGACCGTACCGGCACCGGAACCCGCTCGCTGTTCGGCAGGCAGCTGCGCTACGACCTGACCAAGGGCTTTCCCCGCATCACCACGAAGTTCGTGGCCATGAAGGCCGTGAAGGGCGAGTTGCTGTGGTTCCTGCGCGGCGACATGAACGCCCGCTGGCTACAGGAGCGCGGCATCACCATCTGGGATGAGTGGGCCGGCGCCGACGGCGAGCTTGGCCCGATCTACGGCGCCCAGTGGCGCAGCTGGCCGGCGCGGGATGGCGGGGTTATCGACCAGATCGCCGGGGTGATCGACACCCTGCGCCGCGACCCCGATTCCCGGCGCATGCTCGTATCCGCCTGGAACGTGGGTGAGCTGGACCGCATGGCCCTGGCGCCCTGCCATGCCTTCTTCCAGTGCTACGTGGCCGACGGGCGCCTGTCTCTGCAGGTCTACCAGCGCTCGGCGGACCTGTTTCTGGGGGTGCCCTTCAACATTGCCTCCTACGCGCTGCTGACCCACATGCTGGCCCAGCAGGCGGAGCTGGAGGTAGGTGAACTGGTGTGGACCGGCGGGGACTGCCACATCTACAGCAATCACGTGACCCAGGTTCACGAGCAGCTCTCCCGGGTGCCACTCGCCTACCCCTTCCCCCGGCTGCGGTTGGAGCGGGCGGATTCGATTGATGCGTACGCTATGGATGACATTGACGCCTCCGCCGGCTACCAGCACCATCCGACCATCAAGGCTCCGGTGGCGGTGTGA
- a CDS encoding OsmC family protein, with protein MNNLDDIITPTQSNSVWAERTGTRQYLGHNSRGAEVRVGMGEGEFSPGELIKIALGACNTLSADHRLAKALGEDFDANFIVSTLKNEEEERYSDFDVQIIADFASLSPEQRQTLNERVERAIERGCTVGHTIEHGAGIRLHLLDDPDAA; from the coding sequence ATGAACAATCTCGATGACATCATCACCCCCACGCAGAGCAACTCGGTTTGGGCCGAGCGCACCGGCACCCGGCAGTACCTGGGCCACAATTCCCGCGGGGCCGAGGTCCGCGTGGGCATGGGCGAGGGCGAGTTCTCCCCCGGGGAGCTGATCAAAATCGCCCTGGGCGCCTGCAACACCCTGTCTGCGGATCACCGGCTCGCCAAGGCTCTCGGCGAGGACTTCGACGCCAACTTCATCGTGTCCACGCTGAAGAACGAGGAGGAGGAGCGCTACAGCGACTTTGATGTGCAGATCATCGCCGACTTCGCCTCGCTCAGCCCCGAGCAGCGGCAGACGCTGAATGAGCGAGTCGAGCGGGCCATCGAGCGCGGCTGCACGGTCGGTCACACGATCGAGCACGGGGCCGGCATTCGCCTGCACCTGCTTGACGACCCCGACGCGGCGTGA
- a CDS encoding DUF2505 domain-containing protein — MKKRVTITYPADPARVAAMLADPAYQRARFERLQLNDMSVDVAARGRGFVATTSGSVPPSRLPSAAARFVRSAVSFGLTESWTEPAADGSRTGSLEATVKGAPVKVGAAMSMGSGADGESTSVVVDLDLSVSVPLVGRSVEEKALARVGRVVADEQRRGAAWLANA, encoded by the coding sequence ATGAAGAAGCGCGTCACCATCACCTACCCCGCCGATCCGGCACGCGTCGCCGCCATGCTGGCCGATCCCGCGTATCAGCGAGCTCGTTTCGAGCGCTTGCAGCTCAATGACATGAGCGTCGACGTCGCCGCCCGCGGGCGCGGATTCGTCGCCACCACCTCCGGCTCGGTGCCGCCCTCCCGCCTGCCTTCCGCAGCAGCGCGCTTCGTCCGCTCCGCCGTCTCCTTCGGACTGACCGAGTCCTGGACGGAACCCGCGGCAGACGGGTCTCGTACCGGCAGCCTGGAGGCCACCGTCAAGGGCGCCCCGGTAAAAGTCGGCGCAGCCATGTCCATGGGTTCGGGCGCGGACGGCGAGTCCACCAGTGTCGTGGTCGACCTGGACCTGTCCGTCTCGGTGCCCCTGGTCGGGCGCAGCGTAGAGGAGAAGGCGCTTGCCAGAGTCGGCAGAGTTGTGGCCGACGAGCAGCGGCGCGGCGCAGCCTGGCTCGCCAACGCGTGA
- a CDS encoding sensor histidine kinase, with protein sequence MSSLLPSSVRGIVSLPPTDLDWLHQLMADWQVVADLSVSDLVLWVYTDSGRFVAAAHSRPATGATVHLEDVIGRRMPAAREVLALEALTSGQIVVAAAPEWTGSSAVREEYVPVMHSGRAIAVMTRETAVGVLRGGRIVDKPLEVLADALCLMIAQGAFPINGAATGMRHGTPRVGDGVVSLDDDGVVTYASPNAQSCFHRLGVAGDIEGCQLAEAVTSIIPERTPVDETMAVVLMGRQAWLTEVEVGGVFLSLRSIPLRRDGARAGALLLVRDVSEIRRREQVLMNKDATIREIHHRVKNNLQTVSALLRMQARRATNEETRIALTEAERRVGTIATVHAALSQNVDEKVDFDEVFSSVLRSAAAVATPTGHVSTRLEGEFGIVDADSAQALATVLAELVTNAVEHGLEDRDGTVTVRAQREGSRLTVHVIDDGVGLVPGTEMTGLGTRIVSTLVRGELCGSIDWRPAPSGRGTDVVVHAQLSD encoded by the coding sequence GTGTCGAGTCTTCTGCCCTCCTCGGTCCGCGGCATCGTCAGTCTGCCTCCCACAGACCTGGACTGGTTGCACCAGCTCATGGCGGACTGGCAGGTGGTTGCCGACTTGTCCGTGTCAGACCTGGTGCTGTGGGTGTACACCGATTCCGGTCGCTTCGTGGCCGCCGCACACTCGCGTCCGGCCACCGGTGCCACGGTCCACTTGGAGGACGTCATTGGGCGCCGCATGCCCGCCGCCCGCGAGGTCCTGGCCCTCGAGGCGTTGACGAGCGGGCAGATCGTGGTGGCTGCGGCGCCCGAGTGGACCGGCTCATCGGCGGTGCGTGAGGAGTACGTGCCGGTTATGCACAGTGGCCGGGCCATCGCCGTCATGACCCGGGAGACCGCCGTCGGCGTACTACGAGGCGGACGCATCGTGGACAAGCCCCTCGAGGTACTGGCGGATGCCCTGTGCCTGATGATCGCCCAGGGCGCTTTCCCCATCAACGGTGCCGCTACCGGCATGCGCCATGGCACACCGCGGGTGGGTGACGGCGTGGTCAGCCTCGACGACGACGGGGTGGTCACCTACGCCTCACCGAATGCGCAGTCCTGCTTCCACCGGCTCGGCGTCGCGGGCGACATCGAGGGATGCCAGCTCGCCGAGGCCGTCACCAGCATCATCCCCGAGCGCACGCCCGTGGATGAGACCATGGCGGTGGTGCTGATGGGACGGCAGGCCTGGCTGACCGAGGTGGAGGTCGGGGGCGTGTTCCTCTCACTGCGCTCCATCCCGCTGCGCCGGGACGGGGCCAGAGCCGGAGCGCTGCTGCTGGTGCGCGACGTCTCGGAGATCCGTCGCCGGGAGCAGGTGCTGATGAATAAGGACGCGACGATCCGCGAGATCCATCACCGCGTCAAGAACAACCTGCAGACAGTGTCTGCCCTGCTGCGCATGCAGGCTCGCCGTGCCACCAATGAGGAGACGCGCATCGCGCTGACCGAGGCGGAGCGCCGGGTGGGCACGATCGCCACCGTGCACGCGGCGCTCAGCCAGAACGTGGATGAGAAGGTCGACTTTGACGAGGTCTTCTCCTCAGTGCTCCGCTCGGCTGCCGCCGTCGCCACCCCCACCGGACACGTGTCCACCCGGTTGGAGGGGGAGTTCGGCATTGTCGACGCCGACTCCGCGCAGGCGCTCGCCACCGTACTGGCGGAGCTGGTGACCAACGCGGTTGAGCACGGCCTGGAGGACCGCGACGGCACCGTGACAGTTCGGGCACAGCGCGAGGGCAGCCGACTGACCGTCCACGTGATCGACGACGGAGTGGGCCTGGTGCCCGGCACGGAGATGACCGGTCTGGGCACGCGGATTGTGAGCACACTCGTGCGCGGCGAGCTGTGCGGCTCGATTGACTGGCGGCCCGCACCCAGCGGGCGCGGCACAGACGTAGTAGTGCATGCCCAGCTGAGTGACTAG
- a CDS encoding WhiB family transcriptional regulator, translating to MDWRSQAACLTVDPELFFPVGNTGPAIAQIAEAKEVCARCEVVDTCLKWALENGQDAGVWGGMSEDERRSLKRRAARARRSS from the coding sequence ATGGATTGGCGGAGCCAGGCAGCTTGTCTCACGGTCGACCCGGAACTGTTCTTCCCCGTCGGCAACACCGGCCCCGCGATCGCGCAGATCGCTGAGGCCAAGGAGGTGTGCGCCCGCTGCGAGGTCGTGGACACCTGCCTGAAGTGGGCTCTGGAGAACGGCCAGGACGCCGGAGTGTGGGGCGGTATGAGCGAGGATGAGCGCCGCTCGCTGAAGCGCCGCGCCGCTCGCGCCCGCAGGTCCTCCTGA
- a CDS encoding FtsK/SpoIIIE domain-containing protein: MHTDSLLPPAPPLAGTGASAPGPTMTDPAAPAASAAREALASAWHLAVLDGCDEGLVVPLPERGTIGRDGVLTDRAISRSHLRVRQTHRGVLLSDAGSANGVRVRRRWCWRKLGSRPRKCRAGARLRLGETLVELRPRPADLHPPQPPTPAQSRWMLLGSGLAAGLLVTLVVVTIRTGNRGALGALAMAPMGVMLLLRFVPMLGNRRGRTVSGTAGWRGRRARTPDPAGMLLAVAVRHAGERGPHRAQSSSREADEVRAWTGRRRRRTVLRVAAGDSVALTGPMAVAAVRWWGAQVLARGVGQVQADATAVHVSWGPEGRRSEVSVSAADSGMLTGAAVAVSVLPVRGRTVDPGERWWSVLLAAAGIPLPGTDEAAGRTAELPGSVRIEEVCTDLDRALLRRRWQAVSAGLPAVLGVGSRGPVSVDLVRDGPHALLAGTTGSGKSELLISWLLQLAASRPPTALTLVLVDYKGGAAFGPLAQLPHTAGVLTDLDPAGTRRALESLEAEVRRRERLLADHRAKDISYLAAGIAPARLVLVVDEFATLAAEHPEVLDSLVRVAAQGRSLGIHLILSTQRPGGAVSPTIRANTNLRVCLRVLDPADSRDVLGHDGAAHLPAHPGRVLTSTGTQVQAGEVLQAPWCGTERHLAALIEEVAAAAGTITPWRPWAPPLPARVRRRQARALAAAREAPAPAPGTLPEQAQGTAGSADCILLLTDLPEQQRLSTWVWSPAEPLLVLGAAGCGRSTAVYSAAVGALARGVNVHVCAQPHSAPAELAGRAGVGTVVGGDDPRRLARLWSLAAAGSLRGDLLAIDDVDVMLASVDEALGPGEGLALLESVVRAAASTGTGVLVAAPLTVANARWTVPLRRRLVLGAVQPTQASLAGLPRGVVTGRGPGRGVLLDGGESTACQVVLPEPDEHRGPGPGLRRLEEIPITVPSAPGVWAVGGDSAAPVPLPGGCVLVVGPPGSGRSTAVAALARCAHAAVGADASAPLVADDLDLSDPGVQARVEAAVSQGRCVIASATTERAAGTYRGPLALLRERGAVLVLWPGLGPAAQAAGRQLRGSIDPRGATVPGRGVLVWRGGLTPLQVVRESAARVDEQ, encoded by the coding sequence ATGCACACCGATTCGCTCCTACCGCCCGCGCCACCGCTGGCCGGGACCGGTGCGTCCGCGCCCGGCCCAACGATGACCGACCCCGCCGCACCGGCCGCTTCCGCCGCCCGCGAGGCGCTGGCATCTGCCTGGCATCTGGCGGTGCTCGACGGTTGCGATGAGGGCCTCGTAGTCCCGTTGCCCGAGCGGGGCACCATCGGCCGTGACGGGGTGCTCACGGATCGGGCCATCTCCCGATCGCACCTACGAGTACGGCAAACCCACCGCGGTGTGCTGCTGTCGGATGCGGGTTCCGCTAACGGTGTGCGCGTGCGCAGGCGCTGGTGCTGGCGCAAGTTGGGATCACGGCCCCGGAAATGCCGCGCGGGAGCTCGGCTGCGCCTAGGTGAGACGCTGGTGGAGCTGCGTCCTCGTCCCGCGGACCTGCACCCGCCGCAGCCGCCCACACCGGCGCAAAGCCGGTGGATGCTCCTCGGTTCGGGGCTGGCCGCCGGGCTGCTGGTGACGCTAGTAGTTGTCACTATTCGCACCGGGAACCGCGGAGCGCTGGGAGCGCTGGCCATGGCGCCCATGGGGGTGATGCTGCTACTTCGGTTCGTGCCGATGCTTGGGAATCGGCGGGGCCGGACGGTATCCGGCACCGCGGGATGGCGCGGACGGCGCGCGCGCACTCCCGACCCCGCGGGCATGCTTCTGGCCGTTGCTGTGCGGCACGCCGGGGAGCGCGGGCCCCACCGGGCGCAGTCCTCCTCCAGGGAAGCGGATGAGGTCCGTGCCTGGACCGGCCGCCGACGGCGTCGGACGGTGTTACGGGTGGCCGCCGGCGACTCCGTCGCCCTGACCGGGCCGATGGCGGTAGCAGCCGTGCGTTGGTGGGGCGCGCAGGTGCTGGCGCGCGGAGTCGGGCAGGTGCAGGCGGACGCTACCGCTGTGCATGTCTCCTGGGGACCCGAGGGCAGGCGGTCGGAAGTCAGCGTGAGCGCCGCGGACTCGGGGATGCTGACGGGGGCGGCCGTAGCTGTCAGCGTGCTGCCGGTGCGCGGGCGGACCGTGGATCCCGGTGAGCGCTGGTGGTCGGTCCTCCTGGCTGCTGCGGGGATCCCGCTGCCCGGCACCGACGAGGCCGCCGGGCGGACCGCCGAGCTACCGGGAAGCGTGCGGATAGAGGAGGTGTGCACCGACCTGGATCGAGCGCTTCTGCGACGTCGCTGGCAGGCGGTGTCTGCAGGCCTGCCGGCCGTCCTGGGCGTGGGTTCCCGCGGGCCGGTATCCGTCGACTTGGTCCGGGATGGTCCCCACGCGCTGCTCGCGGGCACAACCGGTTCGGGCAAGTCGGAGCTGCTCATCTCCTGGCTGCTGCAGCTGGCGGCCTCCCGGCCACCGACGGCACTGACGCTGGTCCTGGTCGATTACAAGGGCGGGGCCGCCTTCGGCCCGCTGGCCCAGCTGCCGCACACGGCCGGGGTCCTGACCGACCTGGATCCGGCGGGCACCCGCCGCGCCCTGGAGTCACTCGAGGCCGAAGTGCGCCGCCGCGAGCGCCTGCTCGCCGACCACCGCGCCAAGGACATCTCCTACCTGGCTGCGGGAATCGCGCCCGCCAGGCTAGTGCTGGTGGTTGACGAGTTCGCCACCCTGGCAGCGGAGCACCCGGAGGTGCTCGACTCGCTGGTCAGGGTGGCCGCGCAGGGCCGCAGCCTCGGTATCCACCTGATTCTGTCAACGCAGCGTCCGGGCGGCGCCGTGTCCCCCACGATCCGCGCGAACACGAATCTGCGCGTGTGCCTGCGCGTGCTGGATCCGGCGGACTCCCGCGACGTACTGGGTCATGACGGCGCCGCGCACCTGCCCGCGCACCCGGGCCGAGTGCTTACGTCCACCGGGACGCAGGTGCAGGCGGGCGAGGTGCTGCAGGCGCCCTGGTGCGGCACAGAGCGCCATCTGGCGGCCCTGATCGAGGAGGTCGCCGCCGCGGCCGGCACGATCACCCCGTGGCGCCCCTGGGCACCACCACTGCCTGCGCGGGTGCGCCGTCGGCAGGCGCGGGCACTCGCCGCCGCCCGCGAGGCGCCCGCGCCCGCCCCGGGGACGCTGCCGGAGCAGGCGCAGGGCACTGCTGGCTCCGCGGACTGCATCCTGCTACTGACGGACCTGCCCGAGCAGCAGCGCCTGAGCACGTGGGTATGGTCTCCGGCAGAGCCGCTGCTGGTGCTGGGGGCAGCGGGATGCGGGCGCTCGACGGCCGTGTACTCGGCCGCGGTGGGGGCGCTCGCCCGCGGCGTGAATGTGCACGTGTGCGCACAGCCGCACTCCGCTCCGGCCGAGCTGGCGGGACGGGCCGGGGTGGGTACCGTCGTGGGAGGGGACGATCCCCGGCGCCTGGCACGTCTTTGGTCGTTGGCGGCCGCGGGATCGTTGCGCGGGGACCTGCTGGCCATTGACGACGTCGACGTCATGCTGGCGTCTGTGGACGAGGCGCTCGGACCGGGTGAAGGACTGGCGCTGCTCGAGTCAGTGGTGCGCGCGGCCGCCTCGACCGGGACCGGGGTGCTGGTGGCTGCGCCGCTGACGGTAGCCAATGCGCGTTGGACCGTACCGCTACGGCGGCGGCTGGTGCTCGGGGCCGTGCAGCCGACTCAGGCCTCCCTGGCGGGGTTGCCGCGTGGCGTCGTCACGGGTCGGGGGCCGGGGCGCGGCGTACTGCTCGACGGCGGCGAATCCACCGCATGTCAGGTGGTTCTGCCCGAGCCGGACGAGCACCGCGGCCCCGGCCCCGGTTTGCGCCGGCTGGAGGAAATCCCCATAACAGTGCCGTCCGCTCCGGGCGTTTGGGCGGTGGGCGGTGACAGCGCCGCCCCGGTGCCGCTGCCCGGTGGGTGTGTGCTCGTGGTTGGGCCTCCCGGATCCGGACGCAGTACCGCGGTTGCGGCGCTGGCCCGCTGTGCTCACGCCGCCGTCGGCGCGGATGCCTCCGCCCCGCTCGTCGCCGATGACCTGGACCTGAGTGACCCCGGGGTGCAGGCGCGCGTGGAGGCGGCGGTGAGCCAGGGGCGCTGTGTGATCGCCTCCGCGACCACGGAGCGCGCGGCCGGCACTTATCGGGGTCCGCTTGCCCTGCTGCGGGAACGAGGGGCCGTGCTGGTGCTGTGGCCGGGCCTGGGACCGGCCGCGCAGGCCGCGGGCAGGCAGCTGCGCGGCAGTATTGACCCGCGCGGCGCCACCGTGCCGGGACGCGGCGTGCTGGTGTGGCGCGGCGGCCTGACCCCGCTGCAGGTCGTGCGTGAGTCGGCCGCCCGGGTGGATGAGCAGTGA